TCAAGTTTCTGCGTCGCAGAGGATGCATCTTCGTCACCAGATCCCCAAGCCTGCTTACTTCTTCATCATATCGTCGTGGCCGTGCATCATCGGAGCCATACCGCCGGGCTGCATGGCGCCGACCTTCGCAACAGGGACCGTGACATCGACCTCGCCCGCCTTTGCAAACGTGAGAGCCAGCGGGAATGTCTGGCCTTCCTTCAGCGGCTGCTTCAGGCCGACCAGCATGATATGCATGCTGCCCGGATCAAACGTGACCTTCGCGCGCGGCGACAGGTCGACGGTGGGCATTTCGCGCATGTGGGACACGCCGTTCTCTTCGATGGTGCTGTGAAACTGAACCTTGTCGGCAA
The DNA window shown above is from Bradyrhizobium sp. ISRA464 and carries:
- a CDS encoding copper chaperone PCu(A)C, whose product is MAAQEDSSPDRMKESSMKRAINLILSIMFVLTTGIQVHAQTPGPSPIVVEHAWARATPGGAKTGAAYLTLINNEDSADQLLGASTPVADKVQFHSTIEENGVSHMREMPTVDLSPRAKVTFDPGSMHIMLVGLKQPLKEGQTFPLALTFAKAGEVDVTVPVAKVGAMQPGGMAPMMHGHDDMMKK